The Chitinophaga sp. H8 genome contains a region encoding:
- a CDS encoding DUF2480 family protein has protein sequence MENNGEIFNRIQASGIISLNLMDYKPDVAVVEFDIVPYLYMGMVLREKEFRESMAGIDWKAYEGKVVSVFCSADAIVPQWAYILIGALLFPYAQSVAYGRAASHETRLWAERIAGEDFSLFTDKKVALKANAAIPDELLLLATQLLMGKVSALMYGEPGMPKMIYKRR, from the coding sequence ATGGAAAACAACGGGGAGATATTTAACCGGATTCAGGCCTCAGGAATTATTTCCCTGAACCTGATGGACTATAAGCCGGACGTGGCGGTGGTTGAATTTGATATTGTACCCTACCTTTATATGGGGATGGTACTCCGGGAAAAGGAGTTTCGGGAAAGCATGGCGGGTATTGACTGGAAAGCATATGAAGGGAAGGTGGTGTCGGTATTTTGTTCAGCAGATGCCATTGTTCCCCAGTGGGCTTATATATTGATCGGCGCGTTACTGTTTCCTTATGCACAGTCGGTAGCCTATGGCCGTGCAGCCTCTCATGAAACCAGGTTATGGGCCGAGCGGATCGCTGGTGAAGACTTTTCTCTATTTACAGATAAGAAGGTAGCATTGAAAGCCAATGCTGCTATCCCCGATGAATTATTATTGTTAGCCACACAGTTGCTGATGGGAAAAGTGTCGGCACTGATGTATGGGGAGCCCGGGATGCCGAAAATGATTTACAAACGCAGGTAA
- a CDS encoding MFS transporter has translation MQEIQASPVGWSALLSGRNGLRSIALAGGVMLHATDVYLATTIMPSVTNEIGGLSFYAWATTIYVVAAIIGSVVSSRHLSHRGPRGAYRIAAILFAIGSLISASAPHMSVLLLGRFVQGVGGGLLFALSYSMIRIVFEEALWPRAMALVSAMWGVSAFSGPFVGGMFAQYGHWRMAFITLVIITVLLLILTETVLPKAGPQSTGNTKLPMTQLLLLAAATLAISIGSVAASATSNIAGIVIAVILFGVLLRLEKSAINRLLPTGAYKISTPLSTTYVVMVMLTFATAVEIYIPYFMQVIHGFSPLKSGYLTVLIAFGWSFSSIFFSGAAKEKVKLFVMTGPVMVLIGLAGLVLTVPVVQSNTGICFWLMCFFMVIIGVGVGMGWPHLLTRVLTAAPAGESEKASASITTVQLLATAFGTALTGLVVNAAGITIPGGVPGAQQAASWLFGLFMIMPILAIVVQLRRQT, from the coding sequence ATGCAGGAAATACAGGCTAGCCCGGTAGGGTGGAGTGCTTTATTGTCGGGAAGAAATGGATTAAGATCAATAGCATTGGCCGGAGGAGTAATGCTGCATGCCACGGATGTATATCTGGCCACTACCATTATGCCTTCCGTAACAAATGAGATTGGCGGGTTATCTTTTTATGCGTGGGCTACTACCATCTATGTGGTAGCAGCTATCATTGGATCGGTGGTTTCTTCCCGGCATTTATCCCATCGGGGGCCCCGTGGCGCTTACCGCATTGCAGCCATATTATTTGCGATAGGCTCGCTGATCAGTGCATCAGCGCCACATATGTCAGTATTGTTGCTGGGTCGTTTTGTGCAGGGGGTGGGCGGAGGCTTATTATTTGCGTTGTCTTATTCCATGATCCGGATTGTATTTGAAGAAGCGTTATGGCCCAGGGCAATGGCTTTGGTATCTGCTATGTGGGGAGTGTCTGCCTTTTCGGGGCCATTTGTAGGAGGTATGTTTGCCCAGTATGGGCATTGGCGTATGGCATTTATTACCCTGGTGATCATCACAGTGCTGTTGTTAATACTTACGGAAACAGTTTTACCAAAAGCGGGACCACAAAGCACCGGTAATACGAAGCTGCCCATGACACAGCTTTTATTGCTGGCAGCAGCTACACTGGCCATCTCAATAGGTAGTGTGGCTGCCTCCGCCACATCTAATATTGCCGGCATAGTCATTGCCGTTATTTTGTTTGGCGTGTTGCTCCGCCTGGAGAAAAGTGCGATAAACCGGTTATTGCCAACAGGTGCCTATAAAATATCCACTCCTTTAAGTACCACCTATGTTGTTATGGTGATGTTAACCTTCGCTACTGCCGTAGAAATATATATTCCCTATTTTATGCAGGTGATCCATGGTTTTTCTCCTTTGAAATCGGGTTATCTGACAGTGCTGATCGCATTTGGATGGTCTTTTTCCTCTATCTTTTTTTCAGGCGCGGCCAAAGAGAAAGTAAAATTATTTGTGATGACAGGCCCGGTAATGGTATTGATCGGATTAGCCGGCCTGGTATTGACGGTACCCGTTGTGCAAAGTAATACGGGCATCTGTTTCTGGCTGATGTGCTTTTTTATGGTGATAATTGGGGTAGGGGTAGGTATGGGATGGCCGCATCTTTTAACGCGGGTGCTTACTGCTGCGCCGGCAGGTGAGTCGGAGAAGGCCTCCGCTTCGATTACTACTGTACAATTGCTGGCCACTGCGTTTGGTACTGCATTAACAGGATTGGTGGTAAATGCCGCTGGTATTACAATACCCGGAGGAGTGCCAGGTGCACAGCAGGCAGCAAGCTGGTTATTTGGTTTGTTCATGATTATGCCTATATTGGCAATAGTGGTACAACTACGGCGGCAAACGTAA